In Halovivax gelatinilyticus, the following are encoded in one genomic region:
- a CDS encoding UvrD-helicase domain-containing protein produces MSYVEEMSLQFGPDDDTPVEDQAAVIEAFHEGTGRVAVDAAAGTGKTTTMLTTVAEVIVETAADGTNPFSSILLTTFTRDAASELREDLREVLRNHVDADGELPADVFRWLETDSQIRTIDSLFNELLGEAATEMDLPPNFELESSADLEEIRDEIFADLRTTHRAEFGRLENAYPDESWRPYPPATVREMIRTAQQKCREFCITPEDARKSLLANLDAAHANRTPPQSSEDVRSLMETVVFDGADLSVTADDDDATERAREAFVDHVADTYERSHQLVEDFATILDAYEQLYDELTHERGHLTYQDATHLLRTFVEDNPDHPFVESLRRRFDFVFVDEFQDTSAAQCRVLRELVTDVGGRTRLLAIGDVKQSIYQWRSADPSIFGEIVGRAREAGEEGGRIPYLEVEDVVYRPLTSNFRSHPDLITAANGLFGELFEDAGRGDFGDVNVTYNDVSPKGPRKSWDDDFPHVHMLLLDFGLGDDFPSRGEDWTPVEAQEVAARIAAMVAGETDVSVFEGIDEDEGIEERTPKPGDVTLLFQARTHMHRYVDALSAYGIDAAPKATDDLFEQPEVTLLIDVLYWFTNPHDKASLMRILRSPFVACSDRTIRAIAGEGFYLGKFLEDGAWPTDLPEADRKRLKALVELRDDLRWDREGSKTDLLNRIIRHSAFDAVVLTGEDGIRRYGNVWALTQIIDGWEEEELLPYREFVERLTRLRNRAEETGEPDHTVAEVTDPEDEETVTLTTIHAAKGLEYPIVFLVDALRSWDSPPLQADRLVSDRDRGLALRPVASDRPLPNAVSFESPEDNLDTWMNEDRDAGRYPDLTGPIWISNDVDEDTGEFTYANPLNEFLAPSRAEFWRVLYVAFTRAEDHLFIGVADVPDWVENFTRWTTWATTINETLLPDASWGELDDIVEFDTRDGAVPIGVDDVPRASPTSHNPITVDDVDRHLDADPTNRTEIIPYRPNRISPSRIHDLVECPRRYQYRHVQEVASVYGGGPALDRDGEPVEEASTPGGVAPNKWGTTVHKVLEYRLLGRDQLARYANTLDPEIREYALWIVEAMERDSDRYRAALSADEVYPEYTVSTTLEIDDTTVTVTGEIDLLYEADGVWHLADYKTTDVHDADSYAGGKYARQLRTYAWLLERTYDVEVGDLTLLYVDVDEDSRAVDITPVTVEREGDVDDYEEELRYDLRSVAVKPPEGLSARPTETRCGSCPYAFSRGGPCEHGE; encoded by the coding sequence GTGAGCTACGTCGAAGAGATGTCGCTTCAGTTCGGACCGGATGACGACACTCCGGTAGAGGATCAAGCCGCGGTCATCGAGGCGTTCCACGAGGGCACCGGTCGGGTCGCCGTCGACGCCGCCGCGGGAACGGGAAAAACGACGACGATGTTAACGACGGTCGCGGAGGTCATCGTCGAAACGGCAGCCGACGGTACGAACCCGTTCTCGTCCATTCTCCTCACGACGTTCACACGAGATGCCGCGAGTGAACTCAGAGAAGACCTCAGGGAGGTACTTCGGAATCACGTGGACGCCGACGGCGAGCTTCCGGCCGACGTGTTCCGATGGTTGGAGACCGACAGCCAGATTCGGACGATCGATTCGCTTTTCAACGAATTGCTCGGCGAAGCTGCGACGGAGATGGATTTGCCCCCGAACTTCGAGCTGGAATCGAGCGCCGATCTCGAAGAAATCCGGGACGAAATCTTCGCCGACCTCCGTACCACCCACCGGGCGGAATTCGGGCGGTTAGAGAACGCGTATCCGGACGAGTCCTGGCGGCCGTATCCGCCGGCAACGGTTCGCGAAATGATTCGGACGGCCCAGCAGAAGTGCCGCGAGTTCTGCATCACTCCAGAGGATGCGAGAAAGTCCCTCCTCGCTAACCTCGACGCTGCTCACGCGAACCGGACTCCTCCCCAATCGTCCGAAGACGTCCGGTCGTTGATGGAGACGGTCGTTTTCGATGGAGCCGACCTCTCCGTCACTGCCGACGATGATGACGCCACCGAACGAGCCCGCGAAGCGTTCGTCGATCACGTGGCGGACACCTACGAGCGGTCACACCAGCTCGTGGAGGACTTCGCGACCATCCTCGACGCGTATGAACAACTGTACGACGAGTTGACTCACGAGCGCGGCCACCTGACGTATCAGGACGCAACCCACCTGCTCAGAACGTTCGTCGAGGACAACCCGGATCACCCGTTTGTCGAGAGCCTACGACGTCGGTTCGATTTCGTGTTCGTCGACGAGTTCCAGGACACCAGTGCCGCTCAGTGTCGAGTCCTCCGCGAACTGGTAACGGATGTCGGTGGCCGGACGCGATTGCTGGCCATCGGCGACGTGAAACAGTCGATCTATCAGTGGCGGTCGGCGGATCCGAGTATCTTCGGAGAGATCGTGGGCCGGGCGCGTGAAGCGGGAGAAGAAGGCGGACGAATTCCGTATCTCGAGGTCGAAGACGTGGTCTACAGGCCGCTGACTTCCAACTTCCGTAGCCATCCGGATCTGATCACTGCGGCTAACGGGCTCTTCGGGGAACTGTTCGAAGACGCTGGGCGTGGCGATTTCGGCGACGTGAACGTGACGTACAACGATGTTAGCCCGAAGGGTCCGAGAAAGTCTTGGGACGACGATTTCCCGCACGTCCACATGTTGCTTCTCGATTTCGGACTCGGCGATGATTTCCCGAGTCGAGGTGAGGATTGGACGCCGGTCGAGGCGCAAGAAGTGGCGGCCAGAATCGCGGCGATGGTCGCTGGTGAAACCGATGTGTCCGTCTTCGAAGGCATTGACGAAGACGAAGGAATCGAAGAAAGAACGCCGAAGCCGGGGGACGTGACGCTGCTCTTCCAGGCGCGGACACACATGCATCGGTACGTGGATGCGCTTTCGGCCTACGGTATCGACGCGGCACCGAAAGCGACGGACGATTTGTTCGAGCAGCCGGAAGTGACGCTTCTCATCGACGTCCTCTACTGGTTCACAAATCCTCACGACAAGGCGTCGCTGATGCGAATTCTCCGATCTCCGTTCGTCGCCTGCTCCGATCGCACGATCCGAGCAATCGCCGGCGAGGGCTTCTATCTCGGCAAGTTCCTGGAAGACGGTGCGTGGCCTACCGATCTACCGGAAGCGGATCGCAAACGACTGAAAGCGTTGGTCGAACTCCGCGACGACCTGCGATGGGACCGTGAGGGGTCGAAGACCGACCTGTTAAACCGAATCATCCGTCACTCCGCGTTCGACGCGGTGGTGCTCACCGGCGAGGATGGAATCCGGCGGTACGGCAACGTCTGGGCGCTCACCCAGATCATCGACGGCTGGGAAGAAGAGGAGCTGCTGCCCTACCGCGAATTCGTCGAGCGACTAACCCGACTCCGAAACCGAGCGGAGGAAACCGGTGAACCCGACCACACGGTCGCTGAAGTCACGGATCCGGAAGACGAAGAGACCGTTACCCTCACGACCATTCACGCGGCCAAGGGACTGGAGTACCCGATCGTCTTTCTCGTCGACGCGTTGCGGTCCTGGGACTCGCCGCCACTCCAAGCAGATCGACTCGTCAGTGACCGTGACCGCGGGCTGGCGCTACGGCCCGTCGCGAGTGACCGTCCACTGCCGAACGCTGTCAGCTTCGAATCCCCGGAGGACAACCTCGATACGTGGATGAACGAGGACCGTGACGCTGGTCGATACCCGGATTTGACGGGACCGATCTGGATCTCGAACGACGTCGACGAAGACACCGGGGAATTCACCTACGCCAACCCGCTGAACGAGTTTCTGGCTCCGAGCCGTGCGGAATTCTGGCGGGTTCTCTACGTCGCGTTTACACGCGCCGAGGACCACCTGTTCATCGGCGTAGCCGACGTACCCGATTGGGTCGAGAACTTCACCCGGTGGACGACCTGGGCAACGACAATCAACGAGACGCTCCTTCCCGACGCCAGTTGGGGGGAGCTAGATGATATCGTGGAATTCGACACGCGAGACGGCGCGGTTCCAATCGGCGTGGACGACGTGCCGCGGGCGTCGCCGACGAGTCATAACCCCATCACAGTGGATGACGTCGATCGGCACCTCGACGCCGACCCCACGAACCGAACGGAAATAATCCCGTATCGACCGAACCGGATCTCGCCGTCGCGCATTCACGACCTCGTCGAGTGTCCGCGCCGGTATCAGTACCGGCACGTCCAGGAAGTGGCGTCGGTTTACGGTGGAGGGCCGGCTCTCGATCGAGACGGTGAGCCCGTCGAAGAGGCGTCAACACCCGGCGGAGTGGCACCGAACAAGTGGGGGACCACGGTCCACAAGGTCCTTGAGTATCGATTGCTGGGCCGCGACCAGTTAGCGAGATACGCGAATACACTCGACCCAGAAATTAGAGAGTACGCGCTCTGGATCGTGGAGGCGATGGAGCGAGATTCCGACCGGTATCGTGCGGCACTTTCCGCCGATGAGGTGTACCCCGAATACACCGTCTCGACGACACTCGAAATTGATGACACCACCGTGACCGTCACCGGCGAGATCGACCTCTTGTACGAAGCGGACGGCGTCTGGCACCTCGCCGACTACAAGACCACCGATGTCCACGACGCCGACTCCTACGCCGGTGGAAAGTATGCACGGCAGCTTCGGACCTACGCGTGGTTGCTGGAACGGACGTACGATGTCGAAGTGGGCGACCTGACCCTGCTGTACGTCGACGTCGACGAGGATAGCAGGGCAGTCGATATCACGCCAGTAACTGTCGAACGAGAAGGCGATGTCGACGATTACGAGGAGGAGCTCCGGTATGACCTCCGGTCGGTTGCCGTGAAACCGCCGGAGGGACTGTCAGCGAGACCCACTGAGACTCGGTGTGGGTCTTGTCCGTATGCTTTCTCCCGTGGGGGGCCGTGTGAGCACGGTGAATGA
- the queC gene encoding 7-cyano-7-deazaguanine synthase QueC, whose translation MSNDVRAAILVSGGMDSATAVYEAIDRDYQPYFLHTSYGQRTENKEYECAKALAEEVNAADFLHIETSHLSKIGASSLTDDEIEVSDADLESDEIPTSYVPFRNANLLAMAVSYAEANDCSAVFIGAHSEDFAGYPDCRPEFFNAFQRVVDVGTKPETEIDLVAPFVEWSKTEIAGRGLELEVPYELTWSCYRDEAPACGICDSCALRLDSFRSVGSRDPIEYSERPRSFMN comes from the coding sequence ATGAGTAACGACGTACGCGCAGCAATACTGGTTTCAGGTGGGATGGACAGTGCGACCGCGGTCTACGAAGCGATCGACCGCGACTACCAACCGTACTTTTTACATACCTCGTACGGGCAGCGAACCGAGAACAAGGAATACGAGTGCGCGAAAGCGCTGGCAGAGGAAGTAAACGCGGCGGACTTTCTGCACATTGAGACGAGCCATCTGTCGAAAATCGGTGCCTCTAGCCTTACCGACGACGAAATTGAGGTGTCCGATGCGGACCTTGAGAGCGACGAAATCCCGACATCGTACGTTCCGTTCCGGAACGCGAATCTGTTAGCGATGGCTGTTTCGTACGCCGAAGCGAACGACTGCTCCGCGGTGTTCATCGGTGCGCACTCGGAGGATTTCGCAGGCTATCCTGATTGCCGCCCGGAGTTCTTTAACGCCTTCCAGCGGGTCGTTGACGTCGGTACGAAACCCGAAACAGAGATCGATCTGGTCGCACCGTTCGTCGAGTGGTCGAAGACGGAAATCGCTGGGCGGGGTCTCGAACTTGAGGTTCCGTACGAACTCACGTGGTCGTGTTACCGGGACGAAGCGCCGGCGTGTGGGATTTGTGACTCCTGTGCGTTGCGGCTAGATTCGTTCAGAAGCGTCGGATCGAGGGATCCAATCGAGTACAGTGAACGTCCTAGGTCCTTTATGAATTAA
- the folE gene encoding GTP cyclohydrolase I, with the protein MTRQHQQPSMESSETSDIDWQKAQRATRMLLEALGEDPNREELTDTWQRRMPASLETLTEGQRESAKPEMRTFAAESGELVIKTGISVYSLCEHHMLPYHGVAHIAYRPKDEVVGLSKLARYVRWRSRRLTIQEKLTQDIASGLANEVNAEAVRVELAATHLCEAMRGVEAATETTTQFTVGELTENEQWRFRSAVDTHE; encoded by the coding sequence ATGACAAGACAGCACCAGCAACCGAGCATGGAGAGCAGTGAAACGTCCGACATTGACTGGCAGAAAGCCCAGCGTGCCACGCGGATGCTACTGGAGGCGCTGGGAGAGGATCCTAACCGCGAAGAACTGACGGATACCTGGCAGCGCCGAATGCCGGCGTCTCTCGAGACACTCACAGAAGGGCAGCGAGAGTCGGCGAAACCCGAGATGCGAACCTTCGCAGCTGAAAGCGGTGAACTCGTGATCAAAACGGGAATTTCGGTGTACAGTCTTTGCGAGCATCACATGCTACCGTACCACGGTGTTGCTCACATAGCGTATCGTCCGAAGGACGAGGTCGTCGGTCTCTCGAAGCTCGCCCGCTACGTTCGGTGGCGATCGAGGCGGTTGACGATACAGGAGAAACTGACCCAGGACATCGCATCAGGGTTAGCCAACGAAGTGAACGCCGAGGCTGTACGGGTTGAACTTGCGGCGACGCACCTCTGCGAAGCAATGCGCGGAGTCGAGGCGGCCACGGAGACGACGACGCAGTTTACAGTCGGTGAGTTGACCGAAAACGAACAGTGGCGATTCCGCTCGGCGGTGGACACACATGAGTAA
- a CDS encoding DUF5591 domain-containing protein, producing MGDDGFGRLGELDVTHGPVETPALFPVVNLIGGTTEKSGGVWRRMRDKLIDKEHLQGIMFQAMSFTDYGVSPNNLNDFWRPKTFHERFNRLDAPIFIDSGGFKLMNSNTFGEAPEKGGVPNEWGLYTDPKSILGLQLDFGADIVATLDYPIPPNLKEEEKVERMNRSIDSAVECLRLLDKPNLLDDEFPINSRAADHLRERQAAGDEPSVYVALHGHDYETVNWYVGNFLDRVDKLDIDSSFQGFAVGSLVPLRDSIDVLVDIVQGAKDAIPEARSDEIGLHVFGVGGKQVGLLSLLGVDTFDCSTHMHTAQYKKYLHPETWTTHKLSDLDQYLGPDRSYPCDLPNCLLCSDGGVSYDRLVKELNTDLSYEQRQRRKENGKNIKSDYYALLARHNFEVYNEELGRVRGAIREGRLLEYVVEFAREHDDIKRGLKQAQLRNKRLKNVLESRGAYDLLPGSTLASDQSKLSKWGAGIDESVGTRQISLKHSPNDFNVSTQSYEPPREKDILLFVPCSQQKPYSRSRTHSILFDKLGSLSEAVHKVTISGMYGPVPEEFEREQPILEYDYVLAKEDTDQIELVTGRVSQYLERYGDQFDEIIGYVTSKTYRRVIEDAFDEYGQGVVFPESPQALQLTEFFRNDNIQELLDYLDDRATSPVDTQ from the coding sequence GTGGGTGATGACGGTTTTGGCCGCCTAGGGGAATTAGATGTGACGCACGGCCCCGTAGAGACGCCTGCATTGTTCCCGGTCGTCAATCTTATCGGCGGTACTACTGAGAAGTCCGGCGGTGTCTGGCGTCGAATGCGGGATAAGCTCATCGACAAGGAGCATCTTCAAGGGATAATGTTTCAGGCGATGAGCTTCACCGACTACGGCGTATCTCCGAACAATCTGAATGACTTTTGGAGACCAAAGACATTTCACGAGCGCTTCAACCGTCTCGACGCCCCCATCTTCATCGATTCTGGCGGTTTCAAGCTGATGAATTCCAACACATTTGGCGAGGCTCCAGAGAAGGGCGGTGTCCCAAACGAGTGGGGACTTTACACGGACCCAAAAAGCATACTCGGTCTACAGCTCGACTTTGGGGCCGACATAGTTGCGACCCTCGATTATCCAATTCCACCGAATCTTAAAGAAGAAGAGAAAGTTGAGCGGATGAATCGGAGTATAGATAGCGCAGTGGAATGTCTCCGCCTTCTCGATAAACCAAATCTCCTCGACGATGAGTTCCCGATCAACAGCCGCGCAGCGGATCACTTGCGAGAGCGGCAGGCGGCTGGTGACGAGCCGAGCGTATATGTCGCGCTTCACGGACACGATTACGAAACGGTCAATTGGTACGTTGGGAACTTTCTCGATCGTGTCGACAAACTCGATATCGACAGTTCGTTCCAAGGATTTGCCGTAGGATCGCTCGTTCCGCTTCGAGATAGTATCGATGTATTGGTGGATATCGTTCAGGGAGCAAAAGACGCTATTCCGGAAGCCCGTTCGGACGAAATCGGCCTCCACGTTTTCGGTGTGGGTGGAAAACAGGTTGGCCTGCTCTCCCTTCTTGGTGTCGATACGTTTGACTGTTCAACCCACATGCATACTGCACAGTATAAAAAGTATCTCCATCCTGAGACATGGACGACTCATAAACTATCTGATCTAGATCAGTACCTAGGACCGGACAGAAGTTATCCGTGCGATCTCCCGAATTGTCTCCTGTGTTCAGATGGGGGTGTGAGTTATGACCGGTTGGTCAAAGAACTCAACACCGATCTGAGCTACGAGCAACGACAGCGTAGAAAAGAGAACGGGAAAAATATCAAAAGTGATTACTATGCGCTCCTTGCTCGGCACAACTTCGAAGTGTACAATGAGGAACTCGGACGCGTCCGCGGGGCTATTCGAGAGGGACGACTGCTAGAGTACGTTGTTGAGTTTGCAAGAGAACACGATGACATCAAGCGCGGGCTCAAGCAGGCTCAACTTCGAAACAAACGACTTAAAAACGTACTCGAGTCCCGTGGCGCGTACGATCTCCTCCCAGGTTCAACGTTGGCGAGCGATCAGTCGAAGCTCTCCAAGTGGGGTGCCGGAATCGACGAATCCGTTGGCACGCGTCAAATCTCGCTCAAACATAGTCCGAACGATTTCAACGTTAGCACCCAATCGTACGAGCCTCCTAGGGAGAAAGACATCCTTCTATTTGTCCCGTGCAGCCAGCAAAAGCCCTACTCGCGTTCGCGGACTCATTCAATCTTGTTCGATAAACTTGGGTCTCTGAGCGAAGCCGTACATAAAGTTACAATTTCGGGAATGTACGGACCCGTGCCCGAAGAGTTCGAGCGAGAACAGCCAATATTGGAGTATGATTACGTTCTCGCGAAAGAGGACACCGATCAGATCGAATTGGTCACCGGTCGCGTCTCACAGTACCTCGAACGCTACGGCGATCAATTCGACGAGATTATTGGTTACGTGACGAGCAAAACGTACAGGCGAGTTATCGAGGACGCGTTTGACGAATACGGTCAAGGAGTGGTATTTCCTGAATCTCCCCAGGCATTACAGCTCACCGAGTTTTTCAGGAATGACAACATTCAAGAATTATTGGACTACCTGGACGACCGTGCGACCAGTCCGGTGGACACCCAATAA
- a CDS encoding tRNA-guanine transglycosylase → MGDARAGKLTIGDSVIETPNLFPVVNFYGGGTENSVYGGGIHRTVKEFMIGADRIGGDDAYAKFFDAVMTSVSSLTDYNVSKERYADYVYEPIKEREVFSPFNGVIFLDSGGFKFLNNESLDGSDFQEDIDQAKVFEIQKRMGGDIIVNLDHPITPSDTHEERLEKARKTGKNIEIFLDLSDEYTGARYLTLHGYNYSMMDAFLTEITDYVSAEKLRSSFDGIALGSLVPMKDNRSALIDAVIDCHEVLHDWGFDKLPLHVLGISSRAVPLLVALGVDTFDSSTYLQNAINGGYFLSLMETVNVNEANFDECDCPVCSSQHMRRWMRGNAPYKKDMLGPVAMHNLIIQKREIEEVRQRVKSGDSSSLVEYIEGTVAQDKPTRESAHRVVNHSLGGYFQ, encoded by the coding sequence GTGGGAGACGCCCGTGCTGGTAAGCTGACAATTGGTGACTCGGTAATTGAAACACCAAACCTATTCCCGGTCGTAAATTTTTACGGTGGCGGTACCGAGAATAGTGTTTACGGCGGGGGTATCCATCGAACGGTCAAGGAGTTTATGATCGGAGCTGACCGAATTGGGGGGGATGATGCATACGCGAAATTCTTTGATGCGGTCATGACCTCCGTTTCGTCCCTCACCGACTACAACGTCTCAAAAGAACGATATGCCGACTATGTCTATGAACCGATAAAAGAACGAGAGGTGTTTTCACCTTTTAACGGAGTTATCTTCCTAGACTCTGGTGGATTCAAATTCTTAAATAATGAAAGCCTGGATGGAAGCGACTTCCAAGAGGATATCGATCAAGCGAAAGTATTCGAGATACAGAAACGAATGGGTGGTGATATCATCGTCAATCTCGACCACCCGATAACGCCGTCCGATACTCACGAGGAACGGCTCGAAAAAGCCCGAAAAACGGGAAAAAACATCGAGATATTTCTTGACCTGTCTGACGAGTATACCGGGGCCCGGTACCTCACTTTACACGGATATAACTACTCGATGATGGACGCTTTCCTCACCGAGATAACTGACTATGTGAGCGCGGAAAAGCTTCGGTCGTCTTTCGACGGAATTGCCCTTGGTAGTCTCGTACCAATGAAGGACAATCGGTCGGCCCTAATCGACGCTGTAATCGATTGCCACGAAGTGCTACACGATTGGGGTTTCGACAAATTACCGTTGCACGTTCTCGGAATTTCCAGCAGAGCCGTCCCATTACTTGTTGCGCTTGGCGTAGACACCTTCGATTCATCGACGTACTTGCAAAATGCGATCAACGGTGGATATTTCCTATCACTTATGGAGACGGTGAACGTTAATGAAGCGAATTTTGACGAGTGTGATTGCCCAGTATGCTCGTCTCAGCACATGCGAAGGTGGATGCGTGGAAATGCTCCATATAAAAAAGACATGTTGGGGCCGGTAGCTATGCACAACTTAATCATTCAAAAACGAGAGATCGAAGAGGTTCGCCAACGGGTCAAATCAGGTGATTCGTCATCGTTGGTCGAGTATATCGAAGGCACTGTTGCACAAGATAAACCAACTCGAGAGTCTGCTCATCGAGTAGTTAACCACTCGCTCGGGGGGTACTTCCAATGA
- a CDS encoding DUF6884 domain-containing protein has product MSTLLVQSCSKSKIEPDKPVSALELYSGYFFKIIKKSMGEGGGYSDCDLCILSAKHGIIDPEEPISPYDRRMDSHRAKELGPKVRNELKNRVTEKQYKRVVINAGKEYRRAIDGFDEGLDVETYLVQGDGIGLKGRSLKQFLQGEESGIRKVN; this is encoded by the coding sequence ATGTCGACGCTGCTCGTTCAATCTTGCTCGAAGTCCAAAATCGAGCCGGATAAACCCGTCTCTGCCCTCGAACTGTATTCTGGATACTTCTTCAAAATTATCAAAAAATCGATGGGAGAGGGAGGCGGATATTCTGATTGTGACTTATGTATTCTATCTGCGAAACACGGTATCATCGATCCTGAAGAACCAATCTCTCCGTATGACCGAAGAATGGACTCTCACAGGGCAAAAGAGCTCGGACCAAAAGTAAGGAATGAGCTGAAAAATCGGGTCACCGAGAAACAATATAAACGAGTTGTCATTAACGCTGGTAAAGAGTATCGAAGGGCCATTGACGGATTTGATGAAGGACTAGATGTTGAGACATACCTGGTACAGGGAGATGGTATCGGTTTGAAGGGGCGCTCGCTCAAACAGTTCCTTCAAGGCGAAGAGTCGGGTATTAGGAAGGTTAACTAA
- a CDS encoding ATP-binding protein, with the protein MKKAPKVNEVNEFLEIASDFEDPLEVIRESLSNSYDANASNIEIEIKSREMGSDIIIDDDGDGMDLRDLESFFDLGNSRKTDSIGYKGHGTKIFYKSDEIVVNTVHDGTNLRAVMSDPWKKLNNRVLPEYEVTETPVSNLHKGTRIRIHNFRSGQGFDPESLTYNKIEHYLKWKTIAGSTAHMFEDDQHEMDITVRLGDEIDDSYPEVETKNRLEFPNEQLEPDYSSDFPAERMCKHYGPTEVEADYDGGTTTLHITGMVGGKAARNELPTYGKHSAQFGVWLAKDHIKVERLNEAISHDNEFLHFFFVVNCQDIELSANRETIRNKSSPVFQALKEATEFHLSKVAQDPWFKEYLEIRREAEIKRRARNRRASLKLRRERVESGDSGEPSNRTEVLLTLARENENTLPGQISVEDYEPDSDVHAIARQNGKLRNAAVHCSLTNHFNEELTFEEVDLIICWDHGDPVVLREYERQGYLGEDIEIDLEENGLLYGDENPTYVEILPLSHHIEPMSPRAVADD; encoded by the coding sequence ATGAAAAAAGCTCCAAAGGTCAACGAAGTGAACGAGTTCCTCGAAATTGCGAGCGACTTCGAGGACCCGCTTGAGGTAATCCGGGAATCGCTATCGAACTCGTACGATGCAAATGCTTCAAATATTGAAATCGAGATTAAAAGTCGAGAGATGGGCTCTGACATCATCATCGATGACGATGGAGACGGCATGGACCTCCGTGACCTCGAATCCTTTTTCGATTTGGGGAATTCGCGCAAGACGGATTCGATAGGGTACAAAGGTCATGGGACGAAAATATTCTACAAAAGCGATGAGATCGTCGTCAATACCGTCCATGATGGCACCAACCTCCGGGCGGTGATGAGTGACCCTTGGAAAAAACTTAACAACCGGGTACTTCCTGAGTACGAAGTCACTGAAACACCTGTAAGCAATCTTCACAAGGGAACGAGGATCAGAATCCACAATTTCCGATCCGGTCAGGGATTCGATCCGGAATCACTCACTTATAATAAGATCGAACATTATCTAAAGTGGAAAACTATCGCCGGCTCGACGGCACACATGTTCGAGGACGATCAGCACGAAATGGACATCACTGTTCGTCTTGGTGACGAAATAGACGATTCATATCCGGAAGTTGAGACGAAGAACCGACTTGAGTTCCCGAACGAACAACTTGAGCCCGATTACTCGTCAGATTTCCCTGCCGAGCGAATGTGTAAACACTACGGACCGACAGAGGTCGAAGCCGATTACGATGGTGGCACGACGACGCTCCACATCACTGGAATGGTCGGTGGGAAAGCCGCTCGAAACGAGCTTCCTACCTATGGAAAGCATTCCGCACAGTTCGGTGTCTGGCTTGCAAAGGATCACATCAAGGTTGAACGGCTGAACGAGGCAATCTCTCATGACAATGAATTCCTTCACTTCTTCTTTGTTGTGAACTGCCAAGATATCGAATTATCAGCCAATCGTGAAACGATTCGAAATAAATCGAGCCCTGTGTTCCAGGCGCTCAAAGAAGCGACCGAATTTCATCTATCGAAAGTGGCACAAGATCCGTGGTTCAAAGAATATCTTGAAATCCGACGAGAAGCGGAGATTAAACGCCGAGCTCGGAACCGCCGTGCCTCACTCAAGCTCCGACGAGAGCGCGTGGAATCGGGGGACTCCGGTGAGCCATCGAATCGAACTGAGGTCCTACTCACGCTCGCACGGGAGAACGAGAATACCTTACCAGGACAGATTTCTGTCGAAGATTACGAGCCGGATTCGGACGTACACGCGATTGCACGTCAGAACGGGAAACTTCGCAATGCGGCTGTTCACTGTTCATTGACAAATCACTTCAATGAGGAGCTGACGTTCGAGGAAGTAGATCTCATAATTTGCTGGGATCACGGGGACCCGGTGGTGTTACGAGAATACGAACGGCAAGGGTATCTCGGCGAAGACATCGAGATTGATCTAGAGGAAAACGGCCTACTTTACGGGGATGAGAACCCTACCTATGTCGAGATATTGCCACTCAGCCACCACATTGAACCAATGTCACCGCGAGCCGTCGCCGACGATTGA